CCAAAAGACGAGGAACCATGGAAGTTGACCATGGCGACGACATAGTCGGGCGCGGCGAAAGCATGAGCGTTCCATCGTTGGTGCCAGACGTCACCGAAGCTCGCGTGCGGTCCGCCATGAATCATGTGGACGAGTGGGTATTGCCGGCTGGAGTCGAAGTCAGGCGGGTATATGACATACATTTGTACTGCTGCACCATCGGCGCCTTCGATCATCGTGCTTTCGACTTCACCAAGGTGGAGGCCGTCCAAGGTGGCGTCGTTGAAATGGGTGAGGCGTTTGAGCGACTCGCCAACCCAGGGGATGCTTATAAGTTCCGGGGGTTTGGACAACGACTGTTGCAGGAGGAAGAGGCGGTCGGGGGTCGCCGCCGGGTCCGACACCGAGTGATCGGCGAGCATCCGACGTGGTTCTCCTCCGTCAAGCGGCACCAGGTAGGCCCGTGATTGGGCGGACTCTTCGGCGATTGCCAGGACGCCTGAGCCGTCCGGTACGGCAACCCACGAAGACGGTGACAGGTCCCAATCGTCGGCGAGGGCGGTTTGGGTTCCATCAGACTCCAGTAGCGTCAACCGCACCGGGCTTGCGTAGAAATCCAGTTCCGCAGACGCCCCGAATACGATTCGGCCATCCGGCAGGAACACCGGACGGTCGTCGTCGCCGGGATTGTCGGGAGTGAGTTGGGTCAGTTCGCCGCCGGCCGTCGGGACGCTCCACAGTTCGTACCGTGGCCGTGGAAGGGTCCCGTGGTCAAGGAGGGCCGCGCTCACCACGAGTTGGGTACCGTCGGGCGAAATGTCGAAGTTCTCGGTGATCCCTGACAAAGGAAGGCTGATGAACGCTTTTAATGTAGGAGTCAGGTCGTGCGTCAACCCTGTCAATTCGACCTTGAAGAGATGGGTAACGTATTCGTCGGTGAGCCACGTGTCCCAATATCGGTAAAACCGGGCTTCGGTCGACTTGGCGGTCACCTTCGATTTGGAGCGTTCTTCGACGATCTCAGCAGTTCGGTCCGTGTCGGGACCGTACACGTTGGCCGCCACAATCAAGCCGCTTTCATCGGGTAGCCATCGCATGGCCTCCACGCCGAGCGGGAAGGAGGTCAGCACTTCGGACTCCCCTCCATCCAAGGGCATCACGTGGACCTGAGGTAGATCGCCAACCTTGCGCAAAAAAGCGAACTGGTGGCCTGACGGGGCGATGGCCGGGGAAGTGGCGGATGTACCACCGGTGAGGGGCTTCGCGTCAGTCAATGAGTAAATGCGGGTCAGCCCTGCATCGGTGTCCATGTCGAATGTCGTCACGGGGAAGACGCCCTGACCATGCTTGGCGACCGAGGCCCTGCCAACTCGGGCGATTGCCCAGAGGTCTTCTGCGGTGATGGTTCTTGTCATGGTGCGAACCTACCAGGCTCCCCAGACGCGAATCCCCCGCAAGTAACGGCGAACACCAGTGGCAGGTGTGTATCGTCGTCCGGACTTGCCGGTCTAAGCTTTTGCCCATGGACACAATCGGCGTACTGACTTCTGGTGGCGATGCTCCTGGTATGAACGCAGCCATTCGGGCAGTCGCCAAGGTCGCTTCGGCCAGGAACGTCAGGGTCCTTGGCATCGAACGCGGCTATGACGGCCTCATCGATGGTCGGTTTCGCCAACTCACCAGGGCGGTGAGTTGGGGGATGGCTCCGATCGGCGCCCTGCAGTCGGAGGGCAACAAAGGTGGCACGATGCTCGGGACAGCCCGCAGCTCCCGTTTTTTGGCACCCGAAGGTCGTCAGGAAGCCTCGAATCGTTTGCAGAGCCTCGGAGTGCGCGGCCTGGTGGTCATCGGGGGTAACGGCTCGGTAGCCGGGGCTCATCACATGGCGATCGAATCGCCGATCCCGATCGTTGCCATTCCTGCGTCCATCGACAACGACATTGGTTGCACCTCGGACGCCATCGGTGTCGACACAGCTCTCAACACGATCGTGGAAGCCTGTGATCGAATCTCCGACACCGCCCAGTCTCTCAAACGGGCTTTTGTGGTCGAGGTGATGGGTCGTCAATCCGGCTATCTGGCGATGTCGGCGGCAGTCGCGTCGGCAGCCGACGCAGTGCTGATACCTGAGCATCAGAGTACTGAGGAAGAAATCGTCGATTCGATTGCCGAGCTCATTCACCGGAATCTGGCGACCGAACGGGCCAAAAGGCTTGTGCTCATCATCAAGGCCGAAGGGGTATCGATTCCCACTGATCGGTTGGTGTCAGAAATCGGAGCACGGCTGCTCGATACGAACATTGACGTGCGGGGAGTGGTGCTTGGTCACATCGTCCGGGGTGGAGCCCCCTCGTTTCATGATCGTATGTTGGCCGGTCGTCTCGGCCTGGTCGCCGTCGAGGCCATCATGAATGGGATTACCGATCACATGACCGCCTGGAGAACGACGGTGAGTGGAGGACGGCTCACCTCCGATCCAATGGTCGAACTCTTCCCGATCACCGATGTGCTCAACGAAACCGAGGCGCTTCTTGATGGGAGCTCGGAGATCACCAAGCGCCGGATTCGTCGCATGGAGGACATTCAGGGCGTCCTGGCTCTCTGAACGGGCCCGCCTGGCCTAGCGCCCGGTTCGCTCGTTTAGCTCTCGCATCCGCTGCACCACCCCGGCCGGGATATCGACGTCGCTCATCCTCCAGCTCCAGTTCCCGGCTGGCTCGCCAGGGAGGTTCATTCGGGCCGAACCGTCGAGACCGAGTAGGTCCTGCAGCGGAGCGATCGACAGGGCGGCCCGTGATTCCCAGGCGGCGGCGATCAAGTCCCAGGCAATATCGGACCCGTCGATGCTGAGGTAGGTTCGTGCCTGGTGCCGGGTGGCTTCGTCGGAAGCGTTCCACCATCCGACGGTCGTGTCGTTGTCGTGGGTCCCGGTGTAGACGACGCAGTTGGTTGGGAAGAAGTGGGGCAAGAAGGGATTTGCTTCGTCGCCATCAAAGGCGAATTGGAGGATCTTCATTCCCGGCAGTTCGAACTTGTCCCGTAGCGCGAAGACGGCCGCCGAAATCTCACCCAGGTCTTCGGCAATGATTGGCATATCGGGGAAATGTTCTGCAACGACGTGAAAGAACCCTTCGCCTGGTCCGTCGAGCCACCGGCCACTTTCGGCAGTCGGGCTGCCAGCCGGGATCTCCCAATAGTCTGCGAACGCTCGGAAATGGTCGATGCGGACGAGATCCACGAAGCGGAGGGTGGCGGCCAGGCGGTCCATCCACCAGCGGTAGCCCTGGTCGGCATGGACATCCCACCGATACTGGGGGTTTCCCCAGAGCTGTCCGGTGGCTGAGAAGTAGTCGGGTGGCACGCCCGCGATGAGTGTGGCCTTCC
The Acidimicrobiia bacterium genome window above contains:
- the malQ gene encoding 4-alpha-glucanotransferase, coding for MLQERSSGVLLHPTSLPGPDGIGDLGPAASAWIDTLAAMGCTYWQVLPLGPTGYGDSPYQCFSSFAGNPYLISADLLIRDQLLDEPADRPPLPSHSVDYGAAIKWKTTLIDRAYLTFCQTNPAGLVDEFDTFVQSESAWLDDFALFMVIKARQGGGSFTSWSPEFRDRVPAAIEQLRFGAGDELRRVAFGQFLFFKQWHALHQYAASRGIRIIGDLPIFVSSDSADVWANRELFELDDTGKATLIAGVPPDYFSATGQLWGNPQYRWDVHADQGYRWWMDRLAATLRFVDLVRIDHFRAFADYWEIPAGSPTAESGRWLDGPGEGFFHVVAEHFPDMPIIAEDLGEISAAVFALRDKFELPGMKILQFAFDGDEANPFLPHFFPTNCVVYTGTHDNDTTVGWWNASDEATRHQARTYLSIDGSDIAWDLIAAAWESRAALSIAPLQDLLGLDGSARMNLPGEPAGNWSWRMSDVDIPAGVVQRMRELNERTGR
- a CDS encoding S9 family peptidase, whose amino-acid sequence is MTRTITAEDLWAIARVGRASVAKHGQGVFPVTTFDMDTDAGLTRIYSLTDAKPLTGGTSATSPAIAPSGHQFAFLRKVGDLPQVHVMPLDGGESEVLTSFPLGVEAMRWLPDESGLIVAANVYGPDTDRTAEIVEERSKSKVTAKSTEARFYRYWDTWLTDEYVTHLFKVELTGLTHDLTPTLKAFISLPLSGITENFDISPDGTQLVVSAALLDHGTLPRPRYELWSVPTAGGELTQLTPDNPGDDDRPVFLPDGRIVFGASAELDFYASPVRLTLLESDGTQTALADDWDLSPSSWVAVPDGSGVLAIAEESAQSRAYLVPLDGGEPRRMLADHSVSDPAATPDRLFLLQQSLSKPPELISIPWVGESLKRLTHFNDATLDGLHLGEVESTMIEGADGAAVQMYVIYPPDFDSSRQYPLVHMIHGGPHASFGDVWHQRWNAHAFAAPDYVVAMVNFHGSSSFGHAFTKSISGAWGERPAADVLAATESLIVRGFIDPERMAITGGSYGGYLTAWLATQDSRFACAIAHAAVTNLASMYATDWSTGLERAAGASPWEDPIRNARWSPSFHYGGYETPTLIIHGEKDYRVPINQGLELYGILKAKGVDARLVYFPDENHWILKPNNSIYWYSEVHGWLARYLD
- a CDS encoding ATP-dependent 6-phosphofructokinase, which encodes MDTIGVLTSGGDAPGMNAAIRAVAKVASARNVRVLGIERGYDGLIDGRFRQLTRAVSWGMAPIGALQSEGNKGGTMLGTARSSRFLAPEGRQEASNRLQSLGVRGLVVIGGNGSVAGAHHMAIESPIPIVAIPASIDNDIGCTSDAIGVDTALNTIVEACDRISDTAQSLKRAFVVEVMGRQSGYLAMSAAVASAADAVLIPEHQSTEEEIVDSIAELIHRNLATERAKRLVLIIKAEGVSIPTDRLVSEIGARLLDTNIDVRGVVLGHIVRGGAPSFHDRMLAGRLGLVAVEAIMNGITDHMTAWRTTVSGGRLTSDPMVELFPITDVLNETEALLDGSSEITKRRIRRMEDIQGVLAL